One region of Triticum aestivum cultivar Chinese Spring chromosome 6B, IWGSC CS RefSeq v2.1, whole genome shotgun sequence genomic DNA includes:
- the LOC123139818 gene encoding uncharacterized protein: MPGLVPESWPGLIGTELNAAVQIIHQERPDVRIARVLPPGEAPSPPPQDQVRVIIYNGVGPAPNTYVVVAPAPYIG, encoded by the coding sequence ATGCCTGGTCTGGTGCCTGAATCGTGGCCGGGTCTGATTGGTACTGAACTGAATGCAGCAGTTCAGATCATCCATCAGGAGAGGCCTGATGTCAGAATTGCCCGAGTACTCCCTCCAGGAGAGGCTCCATCCCCACCACCACAAGACCAAGTACGCGTCATCATTTACAACGGTGTCGGCCCGGCGCCTAATACATATGTGGTTGTTGCTCCTGCTCCATACATTGGCTAG